tcttctctAATGATATTGGTTATGTAATGTTGCATTGttcctctttatttatttgatgttagGATTCCTTTCTTTGCGTCGATGTACTGGTTGTTAGCATGTATGGTGCGCGTTGGATTAGTGAAATTATGAAGTTTTATTGATAGGCTTGGTTTGCTTAGTTTTCTCCGGTTGTGACTGGAGGCTTTACAAAATGTCTTTTACAAAGGAAATTTAACATTCTTGTCTTTGTTCATTGGATATCCAAGTGACTGTGTTTGTTCTTGTGAATTAGAGGTTtcttttgaatttgggtgatggAATTGAAACTTGAGAGGCAGTTttctgatttaatttgatttttttctaggttGATATGCGAGGGGATTTGTTTGGAATGTTGTCTGCACATCCATTGTCTCCTTTGGTGTCTCTTCATCATTTGGATGCTGTGAACCCTATATTTCCAAAAATGAGCAAGACTCAAGCTTTAGAACATCTTTTTGATGGTGTGAATGTCAACCCTGCTAGGATTTTGCAGCAAACAGTTTGCTATGACTCTGTATATTCATTGACTGTTTCAGTTGCATGGGGATATTCTGTTCAGGTGTTTGACGGCAATGAGTTTCTTCCAGATCTTCTTACACCACAGAGAACATTTATGCCATGGAGGAGAGGAGGAAATGCTGAATTCAATCgttttatgtttaatataaGAGAATATCCCAAAGATCCCTGTAAAAGACCTCTTGTCTTTTTCATGGAAAGTGTTACCTCTGGTAAAAATGGCATTTGGAGCAATTACATCAGACATGATGTTGCTGATTGTAACAGAGGTTATGCCATGAAGAATCTGGAACTTGTTAGAGTACTGTCCCAGAAACTAGAACCAGATACTGAACAGGTACTACTAAAGGCTCATGTTGTATCCCTGGTTTGAAGACAAAAGTTAGCCAATATGTCatgctttgttttattatttagtcATACAAGCTATAATGTTGAATAtgtcatgttttgttttgtatccTAGTCATGCAAAAGCtgatattttcttatgatttctCTTCACGCATTCTTCCAGATGAAGGCTCCTCGTCGACAATGCTGTGACCTTTCTCCCTTATTTAATGGGTCAGTGATCGTTAGCATTAGGAAATGTGGTGCTGATGAACTAATTGCCATGCATTCCTAACATGTTAGAGAATGCCAGCTGTCTAGAAGTGCAATTAGATGCAAAGCAATTGGAGTTTGATTCAGTTTTTGCTCTCATCTGGTAATTTGTTTTCACCAAAGCATGTTCTTGAATACTATTCTACACATTTTGTTGATCGCTTTCCTTTTTGTTGAGACATTGTTCTGATTGTCCATCTTGGCCGTTTTATGTTTGCCAATTCCTTGAACTGGATTTTGGGTGATTAATATATTCCGCGTGCATCAACATACTAGTTTTCGTCCAACCCCTTTACTATTCCATCTAGCCTTCTGAAAAGCTGCAGGAGTATGCCTTTATAACAATTGAAGGCGTAACTGCAAGATCATATTACAGAGGAACTTGATGTAATCTGGGATTTTATTGTAGTTACTCATCATTGACAATATTGTAGGAGTGCATGAAGAAGAGTGACATAATTTTCAAAGATTCTCCATACAATAAATATCTAGCTAGATTCTCTCTGAGATATACAATAACCCTCCTGCTTTCCCTTCTTCCCAGGTTGGAACTTACATGCGTTCAATACAATGCTTCATGCTGGCATAGTATGACTACGCAATGGTTGGAATTCTTGATTCAGTTTGAAACCACTCCCACATTTACTGCTAGCTAAAGTTTCCGGCCTTAGATTTGATGGTGCAAGCAACGACCAAGAGAAGAGACTTGACCACGGAGGAGAGTCAAAGTCTTGCTATCAATTTACACGGCACCAATGTATTCTTTCTGTGAAAATGTAACTTTCAGAAATTTGGTGAGTTTGTAAAGCTTATGAAATCAAATTTTGTCACCGGTCGTTATCGACTCCGGAAATCGGTTCTTGTTTCCACCTTTGATGTCTGTTGAAGCCCATGTTATGGCTTCTTGAGCACGAGGGGTAACTGGTAAGTGATGGTTTTCAGATGTCGTTGTGGACAAATGGTTTCAGCCATCGAGTTTTCCCACTCGGGAGGGCAGGCAACTACTTGTGAGCTTCAAAAGACAAAGGTCCTCCTTGATGTGTGGCCATTTTATCAATTGCTTTTGAAACTGTAGATGGGACCTGGAAAAATGTGAACTTGCCTGGTGGGTTAACGGTTCTCGAAAAGATCTGTAGATGGCTGCACCTTTTCAAGGTTCTTGAACGTCGTTTTCATGACTATTTTGCTGTGACGGGAACCTTGAACACATGCTTGTAGATCCAAAATGCATGTGTCCAGACAAAAGCTACAAGGTTTATTAAGTATTGGATTGCACATGTCATGGCacgaaaaacaataattaattacagAGCAAGCATTGTTAACGTTATCATTGATGAGCAGACTGTTTTAAtagattttcttaaatattaggTCACCTGAACCCTCTTTATGATGCATATCTATGAGCCCATGTAGTGGTTGCATTTGCAAGATAAGAAAATCATGGGGTAGTTTTATATTCAgtgttattatgttttttttttttttttaatgtaaagagCTATAATAGTATtttgacaaaagaaaaatataaatgaataaaattaagtagacagttttcttgtatttgatagtattattgattttttgatgatttggaCTTATAATAAACCTCTTATCATTTGCTTCACCTACATCAAATGGTATTAGAATTCAACtattattgatgattatttcattttactatgTGTTGCAGAATAACCATGGCTAGAAAATGTTGCAATAGAGAATGTGTTCATATATGAGGGGATGAGGAGATTCTCTTTCGAGAAAAAAGATATCTAGAAACTAGTATGTTGTTTCTGTCTATATCAATTGTTGTCATTCAAAATTCTGGTGGTGGGATTTATGATTGGGTGGTCTACATAAAGATATTGTGTTAGAGATTTATAATGGTGTTgcctatataaaaatattgtgttatgaatctataataaaatgatCGTCACAAAAGTGTTAGGATCACGATAGGATGaccacgcaaaaaaaaaaaattaaaaaatttgatgaaggaTAATTTCTAACCAAAGATTAAACTCAATGACAAGTTCCTTTCATCCCCAAAGagattgatacaaagaacctttttttttttttttatgaaaaattgatatttttcttagttaattttatttttctattttttattatgttgtctttctagttttttcttgtttgaaagagatattttttatctaaattatttttttttcattagtgtttttttatatataaaaggttgtaataattttttttaataaggagaaagatataaaaaaataaaattaaatattttaaaagtatttggtGTATTTAAGGGTTTTAATTTGTTACAATTCCTTATTATTCACTCCGCCTGTATCATGGACacatggagttgcttgattttgactcatcttttcaatatttatggttttaatgcCTTCCCTGCCCCATGTTAAACCCTAAACATTTGGCCAATAGTTACCCTAGGAAGTCACTGTTTGACACTTTAAAATGAAGTTGCTTTCATTCTCTGCAAACAACATATTAAGCTAAAGTTATCTGCAATTGGCAGGTCTTTTATGCATATACCGAGTCAAATTTCAATGCTATAAAGTGTTTGGCTAGAATCCATGGAGCCCGccattagaaaaacaagaacacTTCCTTTGTTTCCTCATACCTAACCCTTTCTTTACTTCTCATTTATACAGCCTATGGGGAAATAACGAACTTGAAATGTCAAAAGTAGACAACTTGCTTctacctttgcttcaatcacgGAACTGTAGGTATTTATACAATTCAAATACTTGACTGTCTTCTCTTAGAACAGGCTTTCAAGAAGCTGAATCAAGAATCCCTTCTAATTCATCCCCCCCTCGCCCCTCCTTGAGATGAAACTCCGGCAGCTATTGCCGGAAAAGCCCCATTTTCCTTCTCGGTTTATCCACTTAGTTATGGTCTCGTTTTCTGCTTGCATCATCTGTCTTCTCGTGTCACTCTTCCTGGTAGGCACTTCCAGGCTTGTACACATAAATTCATCTTCAGGAAACGTGCGTGCTCCAACAACTCTTAATCATATTGTGTTTGGGATTGCTTCGAGCAAAATCTCGTGGCCGAATAGAAAGGAATACGTTAAGCTGTGGTGGAAGCCAGACCATATGAGAGGATGTGTGTTCCTGGAGAGCATGGTTGAGGAAGCAAATTCCTACAATGACAGTGGTTCACTCCCTCCTGCATGCATCTCCGAGGACACCTCTCGGTTTCGTTATACTTACCGAAATGGTCGCCGGTCAGCAATTCGTGTGGCGCGTGTAGTTTTTGAGACCGTGGCACTTAATCACTCTGATGTGCGGTGGTTTGTTTTCGGGGATGATGACACAGTTTTCCTTCCTGAGAATTTGGTGAAGACTCTTTCCAAGTATGATCATGAGCTTTGGTACTACATAGGATCTAATTCTGAGATTTATGAGCAGAACAGAGAATTTGGCTTTGAGATGGCCTTCGGTGGTGGAGGATTCGCCATAAGCTATCCACTTGCAAAAGTTTTGGCAAAGGTTTTCGATGCTTGTATAGAACGATATCCACATCTATATGGAAGCGATTCCAGGATCTATTCTTGCTTAGCAGAGCTTGGTGTGGGATTGACTCATGAGCCTGGTTTCCATCAGGTTTCTTTTGGTTAACTCATggcttcacacacacacacacacacacacaatgtcTATTCTGAAATATTCTAATGGTAAATGCCAAATTTCCAGGTTGATATTCGGGGAGATCCGTTTGGCTTGTTGACTTCACATTCTCTGGCGCCATTGGTATCCCTTCATCATTTGGATCACCTAGACCCCATCTTCCCTAACATGACAACTATGAATTCAACAGAGCATTTCTTCAAAGCAGTAAATATTGATTCCCAGAGGGTTTTGCAGAAAACAGTTTGCTATGATCGCTGGTTTGGGTGGACTATTTCTGTGTCATGGGGCTATGCAGTTGAGGTATATGGAAATCACTTGTTTTTGCCTGACGTTCTCCCCGTGCAACAAACATTCAGGCAGTGGAAACGGGGAAATGGTTTGGCTGGGGTGTATACTTTTAACACAAGAGAACCTCATCCTGACCCATGCCGGAGACCGACAATCTTCTTTCTGGATCATGTGTCTTCTGGCAGGGACCGAATCACGAGCCTTTATAAGAAAAGTTTTGCAAATTGTTCTAACGACATGGCTTCACCAAGGAAACTAGAAGAGATCAAAGTCTATTCGCAGAAGCTCGATCTCAGCGACAAACAGGTATTTTGCTCGTCAGCTTCAGGGCATATCAGAATTCAACTCATATTACTTGCTTTGTTTCATTTCTAATTCAGTTGCATTTTTGTGAATCATAAATAATAGTTGTGCTGTTTCATCTTTTGTTCAGCTTCGGGCTCCAAGGCGGCAGTGCTGTGATGTCTTGCCTCCTTCTTCCGGCAAAGTGATGGAAATTGCAATTAGAGAATGCAAAGAGGAAGAACGGGTTTATAtgcattaataattataattcatttgAGTATGTGTATCAGTTCAGGTAGTTCTTGACTTCAGGATCCAAAACAGGGAGCATAGATGCTTGCCATATTGGTTGGAAAAGATTGCAGACTTGTTAATCTACATTGTTTTCTCCTCCACTTCGCCTTGAGATAGCAGCAGAAACTGAATAGACCAGGTCGATGCACAGTCTGCAAATTTTCCATGGCAGGATCTATGCCCGAGGTGATGCCTAACTACAGTTTTGACTTTTCCTAATTGCTTCTGTTCAGAGTGATTAGAAAGCAAGGAAAACGCACAAATTCGGCTTTTCAGGATGCAAGCAAAGAAGTACAACATGCTGATGCTTAGAAAGAACTCCATGAGAATATATCAAGGAAGCTTCAACAATGGCTTCACCCTGTACACATACTTGCTATTTTCAATATTGTAGCTTATGCACAAACTTGTTATTCAAAAATAGAGAGTACAGATTACTCTTTAGTGCCTCGAGGTGTTCTTTTGATTGTAATGCAAGTAAATTTAGCACTGAAATGGCCAAAGAAAACGGATTAAAAAAATGTCTGCAAGTGACAATTCACATTTGATCTGCAGAATTAAGATCCAGATTGATACTTTGTTCTTCacagctttttttcttttaccatcTGTATAGAGCTTTCACTTCCATACTATGTCCTCGGCTGTTTCAGAGAACCTGGATACGTCCTGACAACACTTAATTTCATAAAACCAATTTGCGATTTCTCATGAAAAGGACAAACTCCATACAGTAACTCACAGATTgcgaaaaaattatttaaaactttCTAATCCTTTCGACCCCAAATGGGTTTATACTCTACAACTCCTCTGCTTTTACTTACAAACGCGCGCCACACTTGGCTAACCATATGATGGGCTGTGTAAGCGTTGATTCTTTAACAAGAAATCTCCGTTTACGTACTCCTTCATAAGCATCATGTTCTTCATAGATTTCAAGCCTGGATAAAAAGTGCTTGAGAGCGCTtgagaggattttttttttttatttaaagagattgtcttaattttatttattttttatcttctcGAGTTTTTTAATGAGAGACCCTTGGGGACTCTTCCCTTCCTTTTTCCATTacacattatattattttattaattgatatttattctatgagatcttaattatatttataacattcatttattttattttatgatatcttGTATTTATTACAagaaatcttaaatatttatttttatatgttaaccTTCTATTGAATGAGTCATTCATTTTCtatgttatttatttcaattttatttcattttatttatgtaaaaagaaaaagaaaataacacataataaattttgattggttgaaaatttttgttttaacaaaTACCCCCTCAAGACAAGGTTACTTACATTTAAAAGGAAGTGGACATGTCTTGAAAATCTGGTtgagaaaattttatatttttaatatatttttttaattaaaacttggtttaatcatattaaattttcatcataaatatatttcattatgaaaataaaatatcattattaaaattgaaaatttaaggaCTAATCTTCGAttgaaatttatcaaatcaaactgataaatataatttatcaaatcaaatcaatcgatagaatcaaaattgaaaattaacttttctttcagctCTTTTATTGGAAATCTAGAATGGAATGCTAAAACCTTTCGAAATCTCCTTACCACCTGCTAGACCTTCTAAaataatgataacaataataaaaaccttTCCCCAAGAGAGTGTCGAACCCTCACTAATTAATTAAGCACATTTCATTTCATATATACGACATCATGCTATGgtctcaaataaataataataataataaaaactagattaaataaaacaagagtTCAAGCTGCTAAATTTGGATTCAATTGTAAGAATCAACCAGATCAGCGACCATGATCTACTCGCAAATAATTCTTACCATTAGTAATATTATATCAAGACAGAAGACATTCAAGATGATCCAGATTCTAGACATACTTACCATATCTTTTGTTGCtacaaattctttaaaatagaACATTTTCAAGACTAAAACCATTAACTCCAAGATCAAGATGATGATTCATATTTTGATTACCAAAATGATCGTTGGCCATGGTTAACTCGTTTGCCCTGGCAGCCACATTCTTCTTTAACTCTTCCATGGCCCTCACAAACTCCTCAAGCTCCTCCAACCCCATATCGTCAATAGGTTCATCCCACCAGAACCTTCCATTAACATCGTTTTCACACACCTTATTCCACTGTTCAGCCATAGCCACCtgcttctcctcctcctccaactcTTTCAATGCCTCCTCGTACTCTTTGTTCCATTGTTGAACTTGGGGGTCATTATTACTCACGGCCCCTAGTTCCCTAGCAGTAGAACTGTCACTGAGATAACGATCAAGTACCATGTCGAGATCGGGGTGACCAAACGCAAAGACCTTTTTCCCCGGAGAGAAGGCAAGAACGGCCACTTGTGCCCCGCAGAGAAGGCTTAGCTCGCTTGCTTTCTTGACGAGACCCCCTCGACGCTTTGAGAACGTCACCTGTAGATTGCTCTTCTCTTCTATCTGTttgatctctatttttttacgGCCTTGGGTTTGCTTTTTGCGTTTATTTAACATCACCATGTTGATGAAGGAGAGAAAGATACGAAGGGAAAGGGATGAAGAAGGGAGATTCTATATATTTGTGAAGGTTTTATTGCATACATAGTGGTGAAATATGAGCTATATATAATGGTAAGTTGGACAAAATTACAACCAGTAGTTGCGTACACAGGCTCAGTTGTTTCCATTATTGCAAGAATAAAAGAATTGGGTAGAATTACAGTTAATCAGCACCATTAAAATAGCTAGAGGTTCCGTTATTTCCATAGAtatatgagaataaaatattttcaagatttgGTAGAAGAACGAGGTGAATAATTGACTATGATTTAGGAGAAGATGAAGGAGGTATATTTATGCTGGTACGTAAGATATTGAATAAGGAATGCCATATTTTCTTCCTCTATTAATCAAATTTAGAACTaccttctctctccttctccacAGTGTTTTCGGAGCAGGCCCAAATTTCCATTTCTGTTCATCTCCGGAGAACTTCACTGCCAATGGCCCTTATGAATCCAACCTGAACAAGCTCACTAGTTACCTCTACTATAAAGCTCCTCCTACAGGTTTTGGTAAGGGTTCAAGAGGCCACACCCCGGACCAAACATACGGGCTTGCTCTTTGTAGAGGCGATGTCTCAACCTCAGATTGCAAAACCTGTGTTGTTGAGGCGAGCAGTGAGATTTGAAAGCGCTGCCCATACAACAAAGCAGCTATCATTTGGTATGATAACTGCCTTTTGAAGTACTCAAACAATGGGTTCTTTGGCCAAATTGATACTGGAAACAAGTTCTACATGTGGAACGTGCACGTTGTGAGTGAGCCAGCTCCATTCAATAAGAAGACCAAAGAGCTTTTGAGCCAGCTTGCCAATGAAGCTCAAGCAACCCCCAAGCTGTTTGCAACAGGAGAGAGGGAACTAGGAAAATCAACCAAGCTTTATGGTCTGGTTCAGTGCACTGGGGATCTTTCTAGTGCTGTTTGTAAGAACTGCCTTGATGGTATAATTGGTGAACTCCCGAGCTGCTGTGACGGGAAACAAGGTGGCAGGGTTGTTAGTGGGAGCTGCAATTTCATATATGAAATATACCCTTTTGTCAATACCTAGCTACTCGTCGAATATTGTCGAGGGCTTAAGCAGACTATAGTATCGGTCTGTCACCCTTTCTAGTGCTGTATGTACTTCATGTTTTagtcactttcatgtatttctgAATAAAGTTCTGTGTGGTTTTAAGATCTACATGAGTTTCTTCCATCAATTAATGGTACCATTGACATATCAGAGATTAAG
This DNA window, taken from Populus alba chromosome 17, ASM523922v2, whole genome shotgun sequence, encodes the following:
- the LOC118054976 gene encoding uncharacterized protein; protein product: MKLRQLLPEKPHFPSRFIHLVMVSFSACIICLLVSLFLVGTSRLVHINSSSGNVRAPTTLNHIVFGIASSKISWPNRKEYVKLWWKPDHMRGCVFLESMVEEANSYNDSGSLPPACISEDTSRFRYTYRNGRRSAIRVARVVFETVALNHSDVRWFVFGDDDTVFLPENLVKTLSKYDHELWYYIGSNSEIYEQNREFGFEMAFGGGGFAISYPLAKVLAKVFDACIERYPHLYGSDSRIYSCLAELGVGLTHEPGFHQVDIRGDPFGLLTSHSLAPLVSLHHLDHLDPIFPNMTTMNSTEHFFKAVNIDSQRVLQKTVCYDRWFGWTISVSWGYAVEVYGNHLFLPDVLPVQQTFRQWKRGNGLAGVYTFNTREPHPDPCRRPTIFFLDHVSSGRDRITSLYKKSFANCSNDMASPRKLEEIKVYSQKLDLSDKQLRAPRRQCCDVLPPSSGKVMEIAIRECKEEERVYMH
- the LOC118054943 gene encoding agamous-like MADS-box protein AGL62 is translated as MVMLNKRKKQTQGRKKIEIKQIEEKSNLQVTFSKRRGGLVKKASELSLLCGAQVAVLAFSPGKKVFAFGHPDLDMVLDRYLSDSSTARELGAVSNNDPQVQQWNKEYEEALKELEEEEKQVAMAEQWNKVCENDVNGRFWWDEPIDDMGLEELEEFVRAMEELKKNVAARANELTMANDHFGNQNMNHHLDLGVNGFSLENVLF